In the genome of Candidatus Pristimantibacillus lignocellulolyticus, the window ACATTTCATCTGCCATTTCTTTCGCAGTTAACTTCGACTCCACCGTAGGTGCATTGTTTCCAGAACAAGCTGTTACAATTACACTTAACACTGTAATTAACATAATAAACATCATTTTTTTATTCATTATATACACTCCTATATTTTTATTTATTGAACTTCATAATTAATAAACGTAAATACATAATAAAATGTTTCATGAAACTAAATAAAATATTTTATAGTTGTACTTATTCATTATTTTATTCAGTAAATTATTAAGTAATATTTCATAGTAATATTATGTCGCTTTTCAGTGATTGCATGCAACAAAACCGCTTACCTTATTGAGGCAAGCGGTTTGCAGAAAAAATGTTATAATATAAATTAATTACTTATTACATAATAAATTCCCAATTTCGTTAATAATCAGTTCAGATCCTTCACCGGTAGCTATTACCGTAATTTCTTCCTTATATCTTACTCCCATGGATAGGATCATTAATAAGCTTTTCGCATTATACATTTGTCCACCTTTAACGAGATGAACTTCCTCTGCATACTTTTGTGCAACTTCAGCAATTTTTTGCGCAGGTCGAGCATGAATCCCCGACATACTCATTACCTGATATGTTTTTTGCAACTATAGCACTCCTTACAACTTTTTGTTTACCTTCTGAATAAACTTCTCCGTTAACAAAAAGTTCACCTCGAAAGCATAAACTATAATTTAGTTTTAATATAATCTTTAAGTTTTTCAGCTTCCATCCCAAACACAACTTGAATGGAGCCTCCACCTAGGTGAATGACTCCTGCTGCACCTAGTTCTTTCAATCTCTTATCATTAACACCTAGCTCACTACGTACTACGACCCTCAATCTGGTAATACATGCATCAATACTCTCTATATTCGTTACGGCTCCAAGAGCCTCTATCACTTTATTAGCATGTTCATTAAATGTCTTGTT includes:
- a CDS encoding HPr family phosphocarrier protein; amino-acid sequence: MQKTYQVMSMSGIHARPAQKIAEVAQKYAEEVHLVKGGQMYNAKSLLMILSMGVRYKEEITVIATGEGSELIINEIGNLLCNK